In one Magallana gigas chromosome 9, xbMagGiga1.1, whole genome shotgun sequence genomic region, the following are encoded:
- the LOC105331447 gene encoding protein odr-4 homolog codes for MATIYNPQCSSPVVANHVSTFIFDDDAKDSEFNMGRTILADEHLQSYIYEILKSGKWTIGLIIGQLTSQKDYAVKLIRTPEPVEDECSEDEESASPSKRRKRNKPESLATVDEQWVAQHAKQVTRMLPGGIDVIGVFVVAPPKMTQPAQSKLRQVLFAIQKVQKKTFPLESEQSVTDRILLQVCSETKKFTCRTVDVADPKSDMRPAEWKSQSSGETWIKLQSRVSVNIHINIPQKNQDQMFFKRIQGAILPYCHRIQDGIVMIDNKLRGGQELLVPSQSEGKKGKGKEKGTVMKEPMNVKFLTQLESSISTAPVIEDCSSRMIIKGCISCRAFVNSRSTVDEATRAIKADFIRSLISRCELLSEDIDVIEEETSIKELYDTPIRVFGCLPLSTIEFCDYVFQDEKIEEVIQRIKELLDVLVTENDLDLTSEKVATEEDWSNAQGVQAQISASESTPSGQVREIPIGAILGAAVLILSVVLYFVTS; via the coding sequence ATGGCCACTATCTACAACCCACAATGCAGTTCACCGGTAGTCGCAAACCACGTGTCCACTTTCATTTTCGATGACGACGCAAAAGATTCCGAATTCAATATGGGGAGAACGATTTTAGCAGATGAGCATTTACAGAGCTATATATACGAAATTCTTAAGTCTGGTAAATGGACTATCGGATTAATAATAGGACAGCTGACATCACAAAAAGATTATGCcgtaaaattaattcgtacaCCGGAGCCGGTCGAAGACGAATGCAGTGAAGATGAGGAATCGGCAAGTCCATCGAAAaggagaaaaagaaacaaacccGAAAGTCTGGCGACCGTGGACGAACAATGGGTGGCTCAACACGCCAAGCAGGTCACGCGGATGTTGCCAGGTGGAATTGACGTGATTGGAGTATTCGTTGTTGCACCACCAAAAATGACCCAGCCGGCGCAATCAAAGTTAAGGCAGGTGTTATTTGCGATTCAGAAAGTGCAGAAAAAGACATTTCCTTTAGAAAGTGAGCAGAGTGTCACAGACCGAATTCTGCTTCAGGTGTGTTCAGAGACGAAAAAGTTCACCTGTCGTACTGTGGATGTAGCCGACCCAAAAAGCGACATGCGTCCCGCGGAATGGAAAAGTCAGTCCTCGGGAGAGACATGGATTAAGCTTCAGTCTCGCGTCAGTGTCAACATTCACATCAATATTCCTCAGAAAAATCAAGATCAGATGTTCTTCAAGCGAATTCAGGGTGCCATCTTGCCATACTGTCACCGTATTCAGGACGGAATAGTCATGATTGACAACAAACTGCGCGGGGGTCAAGAGCTGCTGGTTCCCTCGCAGTCTGAGGGGAAAAAAGGGAAAGGAAAGGAAAAGGGCACAGTAATGAAAGAACCAATGAATGTGAAGTTCCTGACGCAGTTAGAGTCAAGCATTTCCACAGCCCCTGTGATTGAGGATTGCAGTTCTCGTATGATCATCAAAGGCTGCATCAGTTGTCGAGCATTTGTCAACTCACGATCCACTGTAGATGAAGCAACACGTGCCATAAAAGCTGACTTTATTCGAAGTTTGATCAGTCGCTGTGAATTACTGAGCGAGGATATTGACGTCATTGAAGAGGAGACAAGCATTAAGGAACTCTACGACACACCTATCAGAGTGTTCGGTTGTCTGCCTTTGTCGACCATCGAGTTCTGTGACTATGTCTTTCAAGATGAAAAGATTGAAGAAGTCATTCAGAGAATAAAAGAATTGCTCGATGTCTTGGTAACagaaaatgaccttgaccttactAGTGAAAAAGTGGCCACAGAAGAGGACTGGTCCAATGCCCAAGGAGTGCAGGCCCAGATATCAGCTAGTGAATCTACCCCATCTGGACAGGTCCGGGAAATTCCTATTGGTGCAATTCTTGGAGCAGCTGTGTTAATATTATCTGTGGTTTTGTACTTCGTAACATCTTAA